A window of Candidatus Hydrogenedentota bacterium contains these coding sequences:
- a CDS encoding MATE family efflux transporter, with protein sequence MSGPIILGMLSVTIMEFFDKVMVSYISTDALAGIGSAGIASFSMTTLYMGIISVVSTFVAQCYGRGEHHLCARYGWQGLYLSLLGLVFAAILYPLSAPMFRAMGHTETITALELEYFRIRLAGYVFVGVITALAAFFQAVNRSRIPMYAAIVGNFLNLSLNYLLIFGKFGFPRMGIGGAALATVIAMGIQSVFLLVFFFSRSFREHYGTHRNWRFDWARTHELLRIGIPSALTFFLDVANWWILVAFIVGRLGAVELAASTIALGFIHICFLPAIGLNHGIAAIVGQWLGRSNVALAKARTYTAIKIAMVYMGIMGVLFALFGDKLIMIFFRAEPEVALLGHKILILAAFFQAFDAINIVSTGALRGAGDTRWMMVLTFVMSYLVFLPLAVLFGFVLKGGVLGAWLGATLFIMLLAGLLFRRFYSEAWLGINIFKYSEPGGSAKDPEVSHS encoded by the coding sequence ATGTCAGGCCCGATTATTTTGGGTATGCTTTCTGTCACGATTATGGAATTCTTCGACAAAGTCATGGTGTCCTATATCAGTACGGATGCCTTGGCAGGTATTGGCAGTGCAGGAATTGCCTCTTTTTCCATGACCACGCTTTATATGGGTATTATTAGTGTGGTGTCCACTTTCGTGGCGCAATGTTACGGGCGCGGCGAACATCATCTTTGTGCCCGTTATGGTTGGCAAGGGCTTTACCTTTCTTTATTGGGCCTCGTTTTTGCAGCAATTCTCTATCCTCTTTCGGCGCCTATGTTTCGTGCCATGGGTCATACAGAGACGATAACGGCATTGGAATTAGAGTATTTCCGGATTCGACTCGCCGGTTATGTTTTTGTCGGTGTGATCACTGCCCTGGCCGCTTTCTTTCAGGCAGTGAACCGTTCCCGTATCCCTATGTACGCGGCGATCGTTGGTAATTTCTTAAACCTCTCCCTTAATTATCTATTGATTTTCGGAAAGTTTGGTTTCCCGCGTATGGGGATAGGGGGCGCTGCGTTGGCGACTGTAATCGCCATGGGCATCCAATCGGTTTTTCTGCTCGTATTCTTTTTTAGCCGCTCATTTCGTGAGCATTACGGCACCCATCGAAACTGGCGCTTCGACTGGGCGCGTACCCATGAATTATTGCGTATCGGTATTCCCTCAGCGCTCACCTTTTTCTTGGATGTAGCGAACTGGTGGATTCTTGTAGCCTTTATTGTGGGAAGGCTTGGCGCTGTTGAGCTCGCAGCCAGTACCATTGCCTTGGGCTTTATCCACATTTGTTTTTTGCCCGCCATCGGATTGAATCACGGTATCGCTGCGATTGTGGGGCAATGGTTAGGACGCAGCAACGTAGCGCTTGCGAAAGCGCGCACGTATACGGCCATCAAAATTGCTATGGTTTATATGGGCATCATGGGTGTCCTTTTTGCTCTCTTCGGCGATAAACTGATTATGATCTTCTTTCGCGCAGAACCGGAAGTCGCTTTGCTGGGCCACAAAATCTTGATTCTTGCTGCGTTTTTCCAAGCCTTTGACGCGATCAATATTGTATCCACCGGTGCCTTGCGCGGCGCCGGAGATACACGGTGGATGATGGTGTTGACCTTTGTCATGTCTTATCTGGTGTTTTTGCCTTTGGCAGTGTTATTTGGTTTTGTTTTGAAAGGCGGCGTACTGGGCGCTTGGCTCGGCGCGACGCTTTTCATCATGCTCTTGGCCGGACTCTTATTCCGTCGTTTTTATAGCGAAGCATGGCTGGGAATTAATATCTTCAAATATAGTGAGCCCGGCGGAAGCGCAAAAGACCCGGAGGTATCGCATTCATGA
- a CDS encoding prepilin-type N-terminal cleavage/methylation domain-containing protein, with protein MKNKGFTLIELMIVVAIIAIIAAIAIPNLLRSRLQSNESAAIANLKTLVGAETAFAAANGGYTADWDLLNTPDEGPPFLDIELGGGIVQGYTYALEEDGEEVTEDSDFFTNFTCTASPATDSGAGAGATGIRVFWVDAGGVIRLDDADGNPI; from the coding sequence ATGAAAAACAAAGGTTTTACCCTCATTGAACTGATGATCGTAGTGGCGATTATTGCCATTATCGCGGCCATCGCTATCCCGAACTTGCTCCGTTCGCGCTTGCAGTCCAACGAATCTGCAGCCATTGCCAACCTGAAGACGCTGGTCGGCGCGGAAACCGCTTTTGCTGCTGCAAATGGCGGCTACACCGCTGACTGGGATCTGCTGAACACGCCGGATGAAGGCCCTCCCTTCCTTGATATCGAACTCGGCGGCGGCATTGTCCAAGGCTATACCTATGCTCTCGAAGAAGACGGCGAAGAAGTAACAGAGGACAGTGATTTCTTCACCAACTTCACCTGCACCGCCAGCCCCGCCACCGACTCCGGCGCGGGCGCGGGAGCCACCGGTATCCGTGTTTTCTGGGTCGACGCCGGCGGTGTCATCCGCTTGGATGATGCAGACGGTAACCCCATCTGA